The Cyclobacterium amurskyense genome contains the following window.
CTATTTTATCGTCTTTGCTATAATTTTGGCATTTACTCAGATGGAATTTTATAAACTTTGTGGATTGGACGGTATGCTACCACTTAAAAGTTTTGGGACCTTTATAGGTCTTTTGGTTTTTAGTTTTACTTTTTTGGAAGAAATGAAAATCATACCTATAGCCTATTACTTTTTGGTATTCCCGCTTGTTTCCATGATCTTTTTTATCAAGCTCTATAAGAAAACAGATAAAAAACCCTTTACAGGGATTGCCTACACCATTTTAGGGATATTCTATGTGGCCCTTCCCTTTTCATTACTGACAGTAGCCGCATTTTCTGTAGACAATACCTTTCATTTTGAAATCATCATCGGCTCCTTACTGATGTTATGGGCCAGCGATTCCGGCGCCTATTTCGCAGGTACGAAATTTGGTAAAACAAAGTTATTCGAAAGGGTCTCGCCTAAAAAATCTTGGGAAGGAAGCCTTGGGGGTGCTTTTTCAGCCATTATTGTCACTTACTTTATCTCCAAAAATTTCACTGTATTACCAGAATGGCAATGGTTTTGCATCATGACCATTATAATTATTGCAGGCACTTATGGAGATCTTATCGAATCCCTTTTTAAAAGAAGTATTGCAATAAAAGACTCAGGCAAAGGATTACCTGGACACGGAGGCTTTATGGATCGTTTTGATGGTTTATTACTTTCTACTCCTTTTATTGTTGCATTTTTAAAAATATTTTAATAATTACTCTAAAAAGTCCTAATATTGTACTTTAGAAAGTATCGAGAGGGATTTTATTCCTTGGGATCTATTTAATAAAATCGGGAAACTTAAGGCTAAACCATTATGACCATTCATAAAGAAGGAAGATCATTATTATTTTGGATGTTAATTGTTTTGGCAGGAATCAACTTTGCTATCAATTATTTAATCCCTTTAGAAGAACTAGTCATTAACTTGGTGCTAATTGGTAGCATAATTCTATATTTGACCGTTTTACAATTCTTCAGAAACCCAGCAATCCCTATTCCAAACGACCCTGAATTGATCTATGCACCTGCTGATGGTAAGGTCGTAGTAATCGAAAAAACAATGGAGGAGGAATACCTTAAGGAAGATAGAATTCAGATATCTATATTTATGTCTCCCATAAATGTTCATGTCAACAGATCTCCGATTAATGGCATCCTAAAATATTTCAAATACCATCCTGGAAAATACCTCGTAGCCTGGCATCCTAAATCCAGCACTGAGAATGAACGAACATCACTGGTAATAGAACATCCCAATGGTATACAACTAATGATGCGCCAAATTGCAGGGGCCATGGCAAGAAGAATCAAATGGTATGTAAAAGAAGGTGATCCTATGGCTCAAGGCATTGAATTTGGTTTCATTAAGTTTGGATCAAGAGTGGATGTCTTCGTCCCTTTAGACGCTGAAATATTGGTAGACATTGACCAGAAAACCAAAGGAGGAATAACCCCTATTGCAAAATTCAAATCATAAGTATGGGATTTGAGCTAAGATCTAAAACTCAATTCTTACAGAACTGAAAAATAAACATCCTACCATTGTCCAAGTATTATTGACCATACAAGAAGCCAAGATAAGGGGATTCTATATGCCCATATCCAAGGCTTTTTTTACGAGCTCTGTAACTGAAGAAACGTTTAATTTTTGATGAAGATGTTTTCGGTGGGTCTCTACAGTGTAAATGCTTAGATACAATTCACTGGCAATTTCCTTATTGGTTTTCCCTTTCACAATCCACTTTAAAATCTCCAGTTCTCTTTTGGAAAGTTTAAATGTGGCTTTAAAATGGTCATATTGCTCAAACTCATCTCCCTCCTCTGCTTGATTTAACACATGGTCAAAATTGGCCAGGTACCTGTCTTCCATCACCTCACGAATGGTATATATCAACTCTTCAGGATCTGCATTCTTAAGTACATAAGCATTTACACCTTGTTTAATACACTTCTTAAAGATTTCTTCATCATCATACATGGAAAGGACAATCGTTTTTACTTTCCATCTCTTTTTCTTAATATGGTTTAGAATATCAAGGCCATTGAGCCCAGGCATGTTCATGTCGGTAATAACCAAATCAACCCTATTTGCTTCCAATGCGGCCAATGCTTCCTTGCCATTATGCACAACTTTTTCTACACTAAAATCGGGCTCATTTGTAAGTAATCTTTCTATTCCAGCTGCAAATAATTTATGATCGTCTGCTAGTAATATCTTAGTTATGTTCGTCATTTTCCAATTCTATTTCTATCTCCGTCCCCTTACCTATACTTGAATCAATCTTCACTTTACCTCCAATAGCCTCGACTCTGGAATGGATATTCCTCAGTCCCAACCCCTGAGAAACGGTTGTCATGTCAAAGCCATCTCCATCGTCTTTAATGCCTAATATTAATCTATTTTCTTTATTTATAATTGTAATCGAAATCAATGTTGGTGAAGCATGTTTTATGGCATTGTTCAGGCATTCCTGAACCAAGCGGATAAGAACAAGCTTTTTATCACTTTCAACGAATACTATTGGGTTTCCTTCTTTTTGAAAAGACACTTCGCAAAAACCACTTTTCTGAATTTTCCCAAGCTCTTCTTCAAGAAATTCTTCAAACTTCACATCGTTGATATAATCCTTGTTGATTGATCGAGAAAGGCTACGGACCTCTTTTATAATTTGATTGATCAACTTTTTGCCTTCATAAACAGAGGCCGGGTCTGGGTTATTTAGCACCAATTTTGTCAAAGACAATAACTGACCAATATTGTCATGTAACTCTTGACTGACATACTGAAGGGTATGTTCCCTAATTTCCTTTTCAGCATTCAAAATTGTATTCTTGAAATCAGCTTTGATAATTTGAATTTTATGCCTGTTTTTAATCTGTCTCTGCCTATGAACGATGACTATGGCAATGATAAATGCTGCCATAATAACCATAAGCACCACACCTGTAAGAATAGCAAAAAAGGTTTGTAAAGAATCGTCTTCAATCACTTTTCGGGGAAAAAATCAAAGGTGAATAATAGGAGAAACCAAAAATAAGGTACAAAGTTGCCGCAAAAATCCTGTTCAATGAAGCGAGAATGGTAATATAATAAGTATCAAGAGTCCACAGCATATTCAAAGAACCAAAGTAAATAAAACTGGCAGAATAGAAAAGAAGAATTGCTGCAATGTTCCAAAACTGAGGTAAACTAAGTAAAGGTGCGTCTTCATTTTTTTCTGCCATAAAAACGCTAAACATCAAATAACAACAAAAAATAACTATACCCAAGCTCCCCAACAAATGCGTATACTGCTGAAAAATCACTATTGGAGACTGAATAAATAAAGTGTTAAATACTGCCCATGCAATGAAAAAGAGAATGAAATATTTTAAATTTCTTTTAATTCTTTTAGCCTCAATTAAAGACCCCAGGTAAACCAATATCAATATGGTTTCTCCAATAACAAAAAACACATTATAAACAAGCACATTCTTTTCTCCTTGCTCCACTAAAAAATAGGCATATAGCTCAAAACTTAACACATAAACAATAAGGAACAAAATAAAGGCATGTGACCTTTCATGCAGTTTATACTTCTTCTTAAAATAGTAAAAGAACAATGACAGTAATAAGCCAATTACAATACAAGAAATGTAAACATAAAAAGTCATGATAAAACTGCCATTGTTAATTTAACTTACTTTTTACAATCAGGGGGACAAATTTTCCCGCCATTCCTAATCCAGGAGTCGTCTGTAGTGCTGGAATTGTCATTTGAAGCGGCTAGGATCAAGGTTAACTTCCCTATGTAATCCTCAGTATCCTCTTTTTCTCCCCTCACTTTTACAGTTTCCTTGTCATACATACCAAGGTAGATTTTCAAACCACCTTCCTTGTCGTCGGTTTTTGCCAATAGTTCCTCTATGGTCT
Protein-coding sequences here:
- a CDS encoding phosphatidate cytidylyltransferase; its protein translation is MKSRFSISNYSNLAQRVITAILGTIIIITSTVFSEWSYFIVFAIILAFTQMEFYKLCGLDGMLPLKSFGTFIGLLVFSFTFLEEMKIIPIAYYFLVFPLVSMIFFIKLYKKTDKKPFTGIAYTILGIFYVALPFSLLTVAAFSVDNTFHFEIIIGSLLMLWASDSGAYFAGTKFGKTKLFERVSPKKSWEGSLGGAFSAIIVTYFISKNFTVLPEWQWFCIMTIIIIAGTYGDLIESLFKRSIAIKDSGKGLPGHGGFMDRFDGLLLSTPFIVAFLKIF
- a CDS encoding phosphatidylserine decarboxylase family protein; this encodes MTIHKEGRSLLFWMLIVLAGINFAINYLIPLEELVINLVLIGSIILYLTVLQFFRNPAIPIPNDPELIYAPADGKVVVIEKTMEEEYLKEDRIQISIFMSPINVHVNRSPINGILKYFKYHPGKYLVAWHPKSSTENERTSLVIEHPNGIQLMMRQIAGAMARRIKWYVKEGDPMAQGIEFGFIKFGSRVDVFVPLDAEILVDIDQKTKGGITPIAKFKS
- a CDS encoding response regulator transcription factor, whose translation is MTNITKILLADDHKLFAAGIERLLTNEPDFSVEKVVHNGKEALAALEANRVDLVITDMNMPGLNGLDILNHIKKKRWKVKTIVLSMYDDEEIFKKCIKQGVNAYVLKNADPEELIYTIREVMEDRYLANFDHVLNQAEEGDEFEQYDHFKATFKLSKRELEILKWIVKGKTNKEIASELYLSIYTVETHRKHLHQKLNVSSVTELVKKALDMGI
- a CDS encoding sensor histidine kinase produces the protein MIEDDSLQTFFAILTGVVLMVIMAAFIIAIVIVHRQRQIKNRHKIQIIKADFKNTILNAEKEIREHTLQYVSQELHDNIGQLLSLTKLVLNNPDPASVYEGKKLINQIIKEVRSLSRSINKDYINDVKFEEFLEEELGKIQKSGFCEVSFQKEGNPIVFVESDKKLVLIRLVQECLNNAIKHASPTLISITIINKENRLILGIKDDGDGFDMTTVSQGLGLRNIHSRVEAIGGKVKIDSSIGKGTEIEIELENDEHN